Proteins encoded together in one Acanthochromis polyacanthus isolate Apoly-LR-REF ecotype Palm Island chromosome 12, KAUST_Apoly_ChrSc, whole genome shotgun sequence window:
- the LOC110958232 gene encoding frizzled-6, with protein sequence MLMPGPLWVCLALIWVRSCSSHSLFTCEPIRVHRCLGMPYNMTFFPNMMEHYDQDIAASNMEPFMPLTNLRCSPDVHHFLCQAFFPVCTEENNVFRPCREDCEAVLFDCEENIRVFGITWPPELQCDKLEPCGLSYGSMIPPTTPVISEAAKRDLGFWCPLQLKTKPGHGSSFLGAQDCAPPCSNMYFKPHDIEFAKSFIGVCSIICVCATLFTFLTFLIDVKRFRYPERPIIFYAVCYSFVSLIYFIGFLLGNNAACIKATHPASVDTVVLGSQSKGCTLLFMLLYFFSIAGIVWWVILTITWFLAAGPKWSCEAIEKKAVWFHSAAWGIPGALTVMLLALNKVEGDSISGVCFVGLYDLDALRYFVIAPLCVGVIVGLFLILAGIVSLNHVRQVIQHDERNQEKLKKFMIRIGVFSCLYLVPLVTLLACYTYEQSYRSTWENTWINDRCQEYSIPCSYKTTEHDRPDLSLFLVKYLMTLIVGISAVFWVSSKKTCSEWAYFFNRTRKRDPISESRRVLQESCEFFLKHNSRVQHKKKHYKPSSHKLKVISKSMGTSTGLTPSNASTTVNQGTSALGNHEHHMQGSLSEMSAREHLDRGTSSRSSRRGEREREVGERRSKGGSSSKVSSRSESMHRVADGRMTPRSELSENRPLPIGQQLQHPALNLSHTSGIQDSAHQMVHQVPEESKDPKDSSC encoded by the exons ATGTTGATGCCAGGACCACTGTGGGTGTGCCTGGCGCTGATATGGGTGAGAAGCTGCAGTTCCCACAGTCTGTTTACCTGTGAGCCTATCAGAGTGCATCGGTGTTTGGGGATGCCCTACAACATGACCTTCTTTCCCAACATGATGGAGCACTATGATCAGGATATTGCAGCCAGTAACATGGAG CCATTCATGCCCCTGACAAACCTGCGCTGCTCTCCAGACGTCCACCACTTCCTTTGCCAAGCCTTTTTCCCAGTATGCACCGAAGAGAACAACGTGTTTCGTCCATGCAGAGAGGACTGTGAGGCCGTTCTGTTCGACTGCGAGGAAAATATTCGCGTCTTTGGCATCACCTGGCCTCCTGAGCTGCAGTGTGACAA GCTGGAGCCATGTGGCTTATCTTATGGTTCTATGATTCCTCCAACCACTCCAGTGATCTCTGAAGCTGCTAAAAGAGACCTTGGGTTCTGGTGCCCACTGCAGCTAAAAACCAAGCCGGGTCATGGCTCATCATTCCTGGGGGCCCAGGACTGTGCTCCTCCTTGCTCCAACATGTACTTCAAACCCCATGACATTGAATTTGCCAAGAGTTTCATTGGCGTGTGTTCCATCATCTGCGTGTGTGCTACGCTCTTCACCTTCCTCACTTTCCTGATTGATGTCAAGCGTTTCCGCTACCCCGAGCGCCCCATAATCTTCTACGCCGTCTGCTACAGCTTTGTCTCGCTCATATACTTTATAGGTTTCCTGTTGGGGAACAATGCAGCGTGCATCAAAGCAACCCACCCTGCCAGTGTGGACACAGTGGTGCTGGGCTCTCAGAGCAAAGGCTGCACTCTACTTTTTATGCTTCTCTACTTCTTCTCCATCGCTGGTATTGTCTGGTGGGTCATACTCACCATCACATGGTTTCTGGCAGCTGGACCCAAATGGAGCTGCGAGGCTATTGAGAAGAAAGCG GTGTGGTTCCACTCTGCTGCCTGGGGTATCCCCGGTGCACTGACTGTCATGCTGCTGGCTCTGAACAAGGTTGAAGGCGACAGCATCAGTGGAGTTTGCTTTGTGGGGCTCTACGACCTGGACGCATTGCGCTACTTTGTTATTGCTCCACTGTGTGTCGGCGTCATAGTCGGCCTTTTTCTCATTCTGGCAGGTATCGTTTCTCTCAACCACGTCCGGCAGGTCATTCAGCACGACGAGCGCAACCAAGAGAAGCTGAAGAAGTTCATGATCCGCATCGGTGTGTTCAGCTGCCTCTACTTGGTCCCGCTGGTCACCCTGTTAGCCTGCTACACCTACGAACAGAGTTACCGCAGCACCTGGGAGAACACCTGGATCAACGACCGCTGTCAGGAGTACAGCATCCCCTGCTCTTACAAG ACTACGGAGCACGACCGTCCTGAcctctctctgtttctggtAAAATACTTGATGACACTCATCGTTGGAATATCTGCAGTGTTCTGGGTCAGCAGTAAAAAGACCTGCTCAGAATGGGCCTACTTCTTCAACAGAACCCGCAAAAGAGA TCCCATCAGTGAGAGCCGCCGGGTGCTTCAGGAGTCCTGCGAGTTCTTCCTCAAGCACAACAGTCGCGTCCAGCACAAGAAGAAGCACTACAAGCCGAGCTCCCACAAGCTCAAGGTTATCTCCAAGTCCATGGGCACGAGCACGGGCCTCACACCCTCCAATGCCTCCACCACAGTCAATCAAGGCACCTCTGCGCTGGGCAACCATGAGCACCACATGCAAGGCTCCCTGTCTGAAATGTCAGCCAGGGAGCACCTGGACAGAGGAACCTCCAGCCGAAGCTccaggaggggggagagagagagggaggtggGAGAGAGACGCAGCAAAGGGGGGAGCTCCAGTAAGGTCAGCAGCCGCTCAGAGAGCATGCACAGAGTTGCAGATGGGAG GATGACTCCAAGGAGCGAGCTGTCTGAGAACAGGCCACTTCCCATtggacagcagctgcagcatccAGCTTTAAATCTATCACACACCAGTGGAATCCAAGACTCCGCCCACCAGATGGTGCACCAGGTGCCAGAGGAGAGCAAGGACCCAAAGGACAGCAGCTGTTGA
- the LOC110958267 gene encoding collagen triple helix repeat-containing protein 1 isoform X4 — protein sequence MMSPFVARLLLLFCLALPLYGVEKVRNRGYRKDPDADKCTGNDAEKPNCTRHSGDGRSTYLNNMVIFGSCMQGPAGTPGRDGNPGANGIPGTPGIPGRDGLKGEKGECVSEIFEEPWKPNYKQCAWNSLNYGIDLGKVADCTFTKLRSDSALRVLFSGSLRLKCKNACCQRWYFTFNGAECTGPLPIESIIYLDQGSPELNSTINIHRTSSVEGLCEGVKAGLVDVAVWVGTCADYPRGDASTGWNSVSRIIIEELPK from the exons ATGATGTCTCCTTTTGTTGCCCGCCTGCTGCTTCTTTTCTGCTTGGCTTTACCTCTTTATGGCGTGGAAAAGGTGAGGAATAGAGGATACCGAAAGGATCCTGATGCTGACAAG TGCACTGGAAATGATGCAGAAAAGCCCAACTGTACTAGACACTCTGGAGATGGAAGATCTACTTATTTGAACAACATGGTAATC tttggcAGCTGCATGCAGGGCCCAGCAGGAACCCCCGGCAGAGATGGTAACCCTGGAGCCAACGGTATTCCAGGGACTCCAGGTATCCCAGGACGCGATGGGCTTAAGGGTGAAAAAGGAGAGTGCGTTAGTGAGATATTCGAGGAGCCCTGGAAGCCCAACTACAAGCAGTGCGCCTGGAACTCCCTGAATTATGGTATCGACCTGGGTAAAGTAGCT GACTGTACGTTCACCAAGCTGCGATCAGACAGCGCCCTCAGAGTTCTCTTCAGTGGCTCCCTCAGACTCAAGTGTAAGAATGCCTGCTGTCAGAGGTGGTACTTCACCTTCAATGGAGCGGAGTGCACAGGGCCGCTGCCCATAGAGTCCATCATTTACTTAGATCAAGGAAGTCCTGAGCTCAACTCAACCATCAACATCCACAGAACATCCTCAG ttgAAGGCCTGTGTGAGGGCGTCAAAGCGGGGTTGGTGGATGTGGCGGTGTGGGTGGGGACCTGCGCTGACTACCCCAGAGGAGACGCTTCTACGGGCTGGAATTCTGTATCCAGGATCATCATTGAGGAGCTGCCTAAataa
- the LOC110958267 gene encoding collagen triple helix repeat-containing protein 1 isoform X2 yields MMSPFVARLLLLFCLALPLYGVEKFGSCMQGPAGTPGRDGNPGANGIPGTPGIPGRDGLKGEKGECVSEIFEEPWKPNYKQCAWNSLNYGIDLGKVADCTFTKLRSDSALRVLFSGSLRLKCKNACCQRWYFTFNGAECTGPLPIESIIYLDQGSPELNSTINIHRTSSVEGLCEGVKAGLVDVAVWVGTCADYPRGDASTGWNSVSRIIIEELPK; encoded by the exons ATGATGTCTCCTTTTGTTGCCCGCCTGCTGCTTCTTTTCTGCTTGGCTTTACCTCTTTATGGCGTGGAAAAG tttggcAGCTGCATGCAGGGCCCAGCAGGAACCCCCGGCAGAGATGGTAACCCTGGAGCCAACGGTATTCCAGGGACTCCAGGTATCCCAGGACGCGATGGGCTTAAGGGTGAAAAAGGAGAGTGCGTTAGTGAGATATTCGAGGAGCCCTGGAAGCCCAACTACAAGCAGTGCGCCTGGAACTCCCTGAATTATGGTATCGACCTGGGTAAAGTAGCT GACTGTACGTTCACCAAGCTGCGATCAGACAGCGCCCTCAGAGTTCTCTTCAGTGGCTCCCTCAGACTCAAGTGTAAGAATGCCTGCTGTCAGAGGTGGTACTTCACCTTCAATGGAGCGGAGTGCACAGGGCCGCTGCCCATAGAGTCCATCATTTACTTAGATCAAGGAAGTCCTGAGCTCAACTCAACCATCAACATCCACAGAACATCCTCAG ttgAAGGCCTGTGTGAGGGCGTCAAAGCGGGGTTGGTGGATGTGGCGGTGTGGGTGGGGACCTGCGCTGACTACCCCAGAGGAGACGCTTCTACGGGCTGGAATTCTGTATCCAGGATCATCATTGAGGAGCTGCCTAAataa
- the LOC110958267 gene encoding collagen triple helix repeat-containing protein 1 isoform X1 yields MMSPFVARLLLLFCLALPLYGVEKVRNRGYRKDPDADKFGSCMQGPAGTPGRDGNPGANGIPGTPGIPGRDGLKGEKGECVSEIFEEPWKPNYKQCAWNSLNYGIDLGKVADCTFTKLRSDSALRVLFSGSLRLKCKNACCQRWYFTFNGAECTGPLPIESIIYLDQGSPELNSTINIHRTSSVEGLCEGVKAGLVDVAVWVGTCADYPRGDASTGWNSVSRIIIEELPK; encoded by the exons ATGATGTCTCCTTTTGTTGCCCGCCTGCTGCTTCTTTTCTGCTTGGCTTTACCTCTTTATGGCGTGGAAAAGGTGAGGAATAGAGGATACCGAAAGGATCCTGATGCTGACAAG tttggcAGCTGCATGCAGGGCCCAGCAGGAACCCCCGGCAGAGATGGTAACCCTGGAGCCAACGGTATTCCAGGGACTCCAGGTATCCCAGGACGCGATGGGCTTAAGGGTGAAAAAGGAGAGTGCGTTAGTGAGATATTCGAGGAGCCCTGGAAGCCCAACTACAAGCAGTGCGCCTGGAACTCCCTGAATTATGGTATCGACCTGGGTAAAGTAGCT GACTGTACGTTCACCAAGCTGCGATCAGACAGCGCCCTCAGAGTTCTCTTCAGTGGCTCCCTCAGACTCAAGTGTAAGAATGCCTGCTGTCAGAGGTGGTACTTCACCTTCAATGGAGCGGAGTGCACAGGGCCGCTGCCCATAGAGTCCATCATTTACTTAGATCAAGGAAGTCCTGAGCTCAACTCAACCATCAACATCCACAGAACATCCTCAG ttgAAGGCCTGTGTGAGGGCGTCAAAGCGGGGTTGGTGGATGTGGCGGTGTGGGTGGGGACCTGCGCTGACTACCCCAGAGGAGACGCTTCTACGGGCTGGAATTCTGTATCCAGGATCATCATTGAGGAGCTGCCTAAataa
- the LOC110958267 gene encoding collagen triple helix repeat-containing protein 1 isoform X3, with translation MFGSCMQGPAGTPGRDGNPGANGIPGTPGIPGRDGLKGEKGECVSEIFEEPWKPNYKQCAWNSLNYGIDLGKVADCTFTKLRSDSALRVLFSGSLRLKCKNACCQRWYFTFNGAECTGPLPIESIIYLDQGSPELNSTINIHRTSSVEGLCEGVKAGLVDVAVWVGTCADYPRGDASTGWNSVSRIIIEELPK, from the exons ATG tttggcAGCTGCATGCAGGGCCCAGCAGGAACCCCCGGCAGAGATGGTAACCCTGGAGCCAACGGTATTCCAGGGACTCCAGGTATCCCAGGACGCGATGGGCTTAAGGGTGAAAAAGGAGAGTGCGTTAGTGAGATATTCGAGGAGCCCTGGAAGCCCAACTACAAGCAGTGCGCCTGGAACTCCCTGAATTATGGTATCGACCTGGGTAAAGTAGCT GACTGTACGTTCACCAAGCTGCGATCAGACAGCGCCCTCAGAGTTCTCTTCAGTGGCTCCCTCAGACTCAAGTGTAAGAATGCCTGCTGTCAGAGGTGGTACTTCACCTTCAATGGAGCGGAGTGCACAGGGCCGCTGCCCATAGAGTCCATCATTTACTTAGATCAAGGAAGTCCTGAGCTCAACTCAACCATCAACATCCACAGAACATCCTCAG ttgAAGGCCTGTGTGAGGGCGTCAAAGCGGGGTTGGTGGATGTGGCGGTGTGGGTGGGGACCTGCGCTGACTACCCCAGAGGAGACGCTTCTACGGGCTGGAATTCTGTATCCAGGATCATCATTGAGGAGCTGCCTAAataa
- the LOC110958261 gene encoding mitochondrial folate transporter/carrier produces the protein MSSGPNHGTVTETGLSRKPVSAVSLAGHARQLFSHVRIENLAAGVSGGVVSTLVLHPLDLVKIRFAVSDGLELRPKYSGIFHCMRSVWQQEGLRGLYQGVTPNVWGAGASWGLYFFFYNAIKGYTKEGRQTELSATEHLVSAAEAGILTLTITNPIWVTKTRLVLQYNADPTSKQYKGMVDALIKIYRHEGLPGLYKGFVPGLFGTSHGALQFMAYEELKRDYNKYKKVPSDAKLSALEYIGMAALSKLFAVATTYPYQVVRARLQDQHNRYDGVMDVIRRTWRNEGAIGFYKGIVPNLIRVTPACCITFVVYENVSRFLLGIK, from the exons ATGAGCTCAGGTCCAAATCACGGCACCGTTACCGAGACAGGACTGTCCAGGAAACCCGTCTCCGCTGTGTCGTTAGCCGGACATGCCCGGCAGTTGTTCAGCCATGTGAGGATAGAGAACCTGGCGGCAGGAGTGAGTGGTGGAGTTGTATCGACGCTGGTGCTTCACCCGCTGGACCTGGTCAAGATCAGGTTTGCAG TGAGTGATGGACTAGAACTGAGACCTAAGTACAGTGGCATATTTCACTGTATGAGGAGCGTCTGGCAGCAGGAGGGACTGAGAGGACTCTACCAGGGAGTGACACCCAACGTTTGGGGTGCTGGAGCATCTTGGGGTCTCTACTTCTTTTT CTACAATGCAATCAAAGGGTACACAAAGGAAGGCCGGCAGACTGAACTGAGCGCCACAGAACACCTGGTGTCTGCCGCCGAAGCAG GCATCCTAACACTCACCATAACAAATCCAATCTGGGTTACAAAGACCCGGCTGGTGCTGCAGTACAACGCTGACCCAACCAGCAAGCAGTACAAGGGGATGGTGGACGCTTTGATCAAGATCTACCGCCATGAGGGCTTACCTGGGCTGTACAAG GGTTTCGTCCCTGGTCTGTTTGGTACATCTCATGGAGCGCTGCAGTTCATGGCCTATGAGGAGCTCAAGAGAGActacaacaaatacaaaaaagtgcCTTCAGACGCAAAGCTG AGTGCACTGGAATACATCGGAATGGCTGCATTATCTAAACTATTTGCCGTGGCCACAACGTACCCGTATCAGGTGGTCAGAGCTCGACTGCAAGACCAGCACAACAGATACGACGGAGTCATGGATGTCATCAGACGGACGTGGCG GAACGAAGGCGCCATCGGCTTCTACAAAGGCATCGTCCCAAACTTGATACGTGTCACTCCGGCCTGCTGCATCACCTTTGTAGTTTATGAGAATGTGTCTCGCTTCCTCCTGGGGATTAAATGA